In one window of Limnohabitans sp. MORI2 DNA:
- a CDS encoding UvrD-helicase domain-containing protein, with protein MHFSPDTSPLLQGLNNEQAAAVTLPQAHALILAGAGSGKTRVLTTRIAWLMQTGQVSPGGILAVTFTNKAAKEMLTRLSAMLPVNVRGMWVGTFHGLCNRFLRAHWKLANLPQTFQILDTQDQLSAIKRLSKQFNVDDERFPPKETMRFIAGCKEDGLRPKDVVARDPDDRKRVELYELYEAQCQREGVVDFGELMLRSYELLRDNEAVREHYRRRFQHILVDEFQDTNKLQYAWLKQLAGPVGQGGGAILAVGDDDQSIYAFRGARVGNMADFVREYQVTHQIKLEQNYRSYSNILDSANHLISHNKGRLGKNLHTTQGAGEPVRVYESPSDFAEAQWMVEEMKQLLRDGQNGDGSNGVQHRAEIAVLYRSNAQSRVIETALFNAAMPYRVYGGLRFFERAEIKHALAYLRLLENPRDDTSFLRVVNFPPRGIGARSIEQLQDAARAMGCAMSDAVTAVAGKAGANLSAFVAKIDVLREQTQGQNLRQIIELLLDHSGLITHYQGEREGQDRIENLQELVNAAESFVTQEGFGRDAVALPIDEHGASALSDNAASNNAVNQATAQTMINADTGETLSPLAAFLTHAALEAGDNQAQAGQDAIQLMTVHASKGLEFDCVFITGMEEGLFPHENSMNDFDGLEEERRLMYVAITRARKRLYLSHSQTRMLHGQTRYNLKSRFFEELPEHTLKWITPARSAFADAMPTRRDAWQNNNGWQNNAWGGGAATAVAPKPVPQRAAPVTSGPNAWVRSGVQVFHAKFGEGAVISIEGVGDDARAQVNFPRHGTKWLALSVAKLTQV; from the coding sequence GCAAACGGGGCAGGTGTCGCCGGGGGGCATCTTGGCGGTTACGTTTACCAACAAGGCTGCCAAAGAAATGCTCACGCGTTTGTCGGCCATGTTGCCGGTGAATGTGCGTGGCATGTGGGTGGGCACGTTTCACGGGCTGTGCAACCGTTTTTTGCGCGCCCACTGGAAGCTGGCCAATTTGCCACAGACCTTTCAAATTTTGGACACGCAAGACCAGCTCAGCGCCATCAAGCGTTTGAGCAAACAGTTCAACGTGGATGACGAGCGTTTTCCCCCCAAAGAAACCATGCGCTTCATAGCCGGTTGCAAAGAAGACGGCTTGCGCCCCAAAGATGTGGTGGCCCGCGACCCCGATGATCGCAAACGTGTGGAACTGTACGAGCTGTACGAAGCCCAATGCCAACGCGAAGGCGTGGTGGACTTTGGTGAGCTCATGCTTCGCTCCTACGAGCTGCTGCGCGACAACGAAGCCGTGCGCGAGCACTACCGTCGCCGCTTTCAGCACATCTTGGTGGACGAGTTTCAAGACACCAACAAGCTGCAATACGCTTGGCTCAAGCAACTCGCTGGGCCAGTGGGCCAAGGCGGCGGAGCCATCTTGGCCGTGGGTGACGATGACCAAAGCATTTACGCCTTCCGTGGCGCACGCGTGGGCAATATGGCTGACTTTGTGCGCGAGTACCAAGTGACGCACCAAATCAAACTGGAGCAAAACTACCGCAGCTACAGCAATATTTTGGACAGTGCCAACCACCTCATCAGTCACAACAAAGGCCGCTTGGGTAAAAACCTGCACACCACGCAGGGCGCAGGTGAGCCCGTGCGTGTGTATGAATCGCCCAGCGACTTTGCCGAAGCGCAATGGATGGTGGAAGAGATGAAGCAACTCTTGCGCGATGGTCAAAACGGCGATGGCAGCAACGGCGTGCAACACCGCGCCGAAATCGCGGTGCTCTACCGCAGCAACGCGCAAAGCCGCGTGATTGAAACTGCGCTCTTTAATGCCGCCATGCCTTACCGCGTGTATGGTGGTTTGCGCTTCTTTGAACGCGCTGAAATCAAACACGCCTTGGCCTATTTGCGCTTGCTAGAAAACCCACGCGACGACACCAGCTTTTTGCGTGTGGTCAACTTCCCGCCGCGCGGCATTGGCGCTCGCAGCATTGAGCAGCTGCAAGACGCCGCCCGCGCCATGGGTTGTGCCATGAGCGATGCCGTCACTGCGGTGGCGGGCAAAGCAGGTGCCAACCTCAGTGCCTTTGTCGCCAAGATTGATGTGTTGCGCGAGCAAACGCAAGGCCAAAACCTGCGCCAAATCATTGAGCTGTTGCTCGACCACTCAGGCCTCATCACGCATTACCAAGGCGAACGCGAAGGCCAAGACCGCATTGAGAACTTGCAGGAATTGGTCAACGCCGCTGAAAGCTTTGTCACGCAAGAAGGTTTTGGCCGCGATGCCGTGGCCTTGCCCATTGATGAGCATGGGGCCTCTGCCTTGAGTGACAACGCTGCCTCCAACAATGCCGTAAACCAAGCGACAGCGCAAACCATGATCAACGCCGACACGGGTGAAACCTTGTCGCCTTTGGCGGCCTTTTTGACGCACGCTGCTTTGGAAGCTGGCGACAACCAAGCCCAAGCAGGTCAAGACGCGATTCAGCTGATGACGGTGCATGCCTCAAAGGGCTTGGAGTTTGATTGCGTGTTCATCACGGGCATGGAAGAGGGCTTGTTCCCTCACGAGAACTCGATGAACGACTTTGACGGTCTTGAAGAAGAACGCCGCCTGATGTACGTGGCCATTACGCGTGCGCGCAAGCGTTTGTACCTCAGCCATTCGCAAACCCGCATGTTGCATGGCCAAACGCGCTACAACTTGAAGAGCCGTTTCTTTGAAGAGTTGCCCGAGCACACGCTCAAGTGGATCACGCCTGCGCGTTCAGCGTTTGCAGATGCGATGCCCACCCGACGCGATGCCTGGCAGAACAACAACGGCTGGCAAAACAACGCATGGGGTGGCGGTGCAGCCACAGCCGTGGCGCCTAAGCCTGTGCCTCAGCGCGCAGCCCCTGTGACCAGTGGCCCGAATGCGTGGGTGCGCAGCGGTGTGCAAGTGTTCCACGCCAAGTTTGGCGAGGGAGCGGTGATCAGCATTGAAGGTGTGGGCGACGATGCCCGTGCGCAAGTGAATTTCCCACGTCACGGCACCAAGTGGTTGGCGCTGAGTGTGGCTAAGCTCACACAGGTGTGA
- a CDS encoding BPSS1780 family membrane protein, whose translation MKLNVVPAKTGSLWVRQGIRAFWKQPLALTGLFFMFMASMSILSLVPMLGEFLALMLLPAITLGLMAATREVELGKFPMPFILAAGFRTGADGKRNMLVLGLIYALCFVGVMGLSTLVDGGDFANLYLGGGSLEMDTLMKPEFQNAMWLSMMLYLPLSLVFWHAPALTHWHGVPVAKSLFFSTVACLSNWRAFLVFGLMWALIFVATMFAITLIGSALGDGEFAAMAMLPAMLMLASMFFCSTYYSFKDCFTSDTLYA comes from the coding sequence ATGAAACTCAACGTCGTCCCCGCAAAAACTGGCTCGCTCTGGGTGCGCCAAGGCATTCGTGCTTTTTGGAAGCAACCGCTCGCCCTCACCGGCTTGTTCTTCATGTTCATGGCGAGCATGTCCATCCTCTCACTCGTGCCAATGCTGGGCGAGTTTTTGGCGCTCATGTTGTTGCCAGCGATCACATTGGGCCTGATGGCCGCTACTCGCGAGGTGGAGTTGGGCAAGTTCCCCATGCCTTTCATCTTGGCCGCAGGTTTTAGAACGGGCGCAGATGGCAAGCGCAACATGCTGGTGTTGGGTCTTATTTACGCACTGTGTTTTGTGGGCGTGATGGGTCTGTCCACCTTGGTGGATGGGGGTGACTTTGCCAATTTGTATCTGGGCGGTGGGTCCTTAGAGATGGACACCTTGATGAAGCCCGAGTTTCAAAACGCGATGTGGTTGTCGATGATGCTGTACTTGCCCTTGTCGCTGGTATTTTGGCATGCGCCCGCACTCACCCACTGGCATGGCGTGCCTGTGGCCAAAAGCTTGTTTTTCAGCACCGTGGCGTGCCTGAGCAATTGGCGTGCGTTTTTGGTGTTTGGCCTGATGTGGGCATTGATCTTCGTGGCCACCATGTTTGCAATCACGCTCATTGGCAGCGCTTTGGGCGATGGTGAATTTGCCGCGATGGCCATGCTGCCCGCCATGCTGATGTTGGCGTCGATGTTTTTTTGCTCGACGTATTACAGCTTCAAAGACTGCTTCACGTCAGACACGCTGTACGCTTGA
- a CDS encoding homoserine kinase, producing the protein MAVFTEVSESSAQELLTQLKLGELVELKGIQGGIENTNYFLTSSEGQYVLTLFERLTHEQLPFYLYLMKHLAQGGIPVPDPMSNQDGDILLTVEGKPAAVVNRLRGKSELAPTHAHCAAVGDMLARMHLAGRDYNRQQPNLRGLPWWNETVPVVLPHLNESQAALIQTELAYQNHIAASSAYTALPRGPVHADLFRDNVMFDGTAELPELTGFFDFYFAGVDTWLFDVAVCLNDWCITHADGTHDAVKAKAFIDAYQAVRPFTAAERQLLNPMLRAGALRFWTSRLWDFYLPREASMLQPHDPTHFERVLQQRIANPVTL; encoded by the coding sequence ATGGCAGTTTTCACCGAAGTTTCAGAGTCCTCCGCACAAGAACTGCTGACCCAACTCAAGCTTGGCGAGTTGGTCGAACTCAAAGGCATCCAAGGTGGCATTGAGAACACCAATTACTTCCTCACCAGCAGCGAAGGCCAATACGTGCTCACGCTGTTTGAGCGCCTCACCCACGAGCAACTGCCGTTTTATCTGTACCTGATGAAACACTTGGCACAAGGCGGTATTCCTGTGCCCGACCCGATGTCTAACCAAGATGGCGACATCTTGCTCACGGTCGAAGGCAAGCCTGCGGCGGTGGTCAACCGCTTGCGTGGCAAAAGCGAACTCGCCCCCACACATGCGCATTGCGCTGCGGTGGGTGACATGCTGGCCCGTATGCACTTGGCTGGCCGCGACTACAACCGTCAACAACCCAACTTGCGCGGCCTGCCTTGGTGGAACGAGACCGTGCCTGTGGTGTTGCCACATCTGAACGAATCACAAGCAGCGCTCATTCAAACCGAGCTGGCCTACCAAAACCACATTGCTGCGTCATCGGCGTACACCGCCCTGCCCCGTGGCCCTGTGCATGCCGATTTGTTCCGCGACAACGTGATGTTTGATGGCACAGCCGAATTACCCGAACTCACAGGCTTCTTCGACTTTTACTTTGCAGGCGTCGACACTTGGTTGTTTGATGTGGCTGTGTGTTTGAACGACTGGTGCATTACCCATGCTGATGGCACGCACGATGCAGTCAAGGCAAAGGCCTTTATCGATGCGTACCAAGCGGTACGCCCGTTCACCGCGGCTGAGCGCCAGCTGCTCAACCCTATGTTGCGTGCAGGCGCCTTGCGTTTTTGGACGTCTCGCCTGTGGGACTTCTACCTGCCACGCGAAGCCAGCATGTTGCAACCCCACGACCCTACACACTTTGAGCGTGTGTTGCAGCAACGCATTGCCAATCCTGTGACACTCTGA
- the polA gene encoding DNA polymerase I, with translation MSESKTLLLVDGSSYLYRAFHAMPDLRAVPGDPTSAATGAIRGMINMMQALRKEVPTDYAACVFDAKGPTFRDEMYPEYKANRSPMPDDLRSQIEPIHQMVRLLGWTVLDVPGVEADDVIATLAVTAAKQGVNVVVSSGDKDLSQLVNEHITIMDTMNGKKRDVAGVTAEFGVPPHLMIDYQTLVGDTVDNVPGVAKVGPKTAAKWLAEYGSLDNLIQHADQIKGVAGENLRQALSWLPMGRQLVTMKTDCDLSAYVAGLPALDALHLAEPNKHELKNFYETYGFKGLARAISEGTDAGVGGAAPAAAKAKFEPTPGLFDELEPIVSAVTDKAYDCVLTWEAFDAWHAKLQAAELVAFDTETSSLSEMLAEVVGLSFSVKPGEACYIPLAHSYGDAPEQLPRDEVLAKLKPWFENPNAKKLGQHIKYDRHVMANHGIEVQGYAHDTMLQSYVLEVHKPHGLASLAERHVGRKGLSYEDLCGKGAHQIPFSQVDVARATEYSCEDSDMTLEVHQALWPRLQADEKLQFIYQLEMDSSEALYRIERNGVLIDAPTLAAQSHALGQRILQLENEAYEIAGQPFNLASPKQLGEIFFDKLGLPVIKKTATGARSTDEEVLEKLAEDYPLPAKILEHRSLSKLKGTYTDKLALMAHPRTGRVHTHYAQAVAVTGRLSSNDPNLQNIPIRTAEGRKVREAFVAPAGCVIASADYSQIELRIMAHISGDEALVKAFHEGLDVHRATAAEVFGVSVDAVSTEQRRYAKVINFGLIYGMSAFGLAKALGIDNGAAKNYITRYFERFAGVKRYMDDTREQAKAQGFVQTVFGRRLYLPEINSPNGPRRAGAERAAINAPMQGTAADLIKMSMVAVQKAIDDQQRQTKVIMQVHDELVFEVPESEVEWVRTEVPRLMAEVAQLKVPLLAEVGVGLNWDEAH, from the coding sequence ATGAGTGAATCCAAAACCTTGCTGCTGGTCGACGGCTCCAGCTACCTCTATCGCGCCTTTCATGCCATGCCCGATTTGCGAGCCGTTCCTGGCGACCCAACGAGCGCAGCCACAGGTGCTATTCGCGGCATGATCAACATGATGCAAGCCTTGCGCAAAGAGGTGCCCACCGATTACGCCGCTTGCGTGTTTGACGCCAAAGGCCCGACCTTTCGCGACGAGATGTACCCCGAGTACAAAGCCAACCGCTCACCTATGCCCGATGATTTGCGCTCGCAAATCGAACCCATTCACCAAATGGTGCGCTTGCTCGGCTGGACCGTGCTCGATGTGCCTGGTGTAGAGGCCGACGACGTGATTGCCACCTTGGCCGTCACCGCAGCCAAGCAAGGCGTGAACGTGGTGGTGTCGAGTGGCGACAAAGACTTGAGCCAACTGGTGAACGAGCACATCACCATCATGGACACCATGAATGGCAAGAAGCGCGACGTGGCTGGCGTGACCGCCGAGTTTGGCGTGCCTCCGCATTTGATGATCGACTACCAAACCTTGGTGGGCGACACCGTGGACAACGTGCCCGGCGTGGCCAAGGTAGGCCCCAAGACCGCGGCCAAGTGGCTGGCCGAATATGGCTCGCTCGACAACCTCATTCAACACGCTGACCAAATCAAAGGCGTGGCGGGCGAGAACCTGCGCCAAGCACTGAGTTGGCTACCTATGGGTCGTCAGCTGGTGACCATGAAAACCGATTGCGACTTGTCGGCCTACGTGGCGGGCTTGCCCGCGCTCGACGCGCTGCATTTAGCCGAGCCCAACAAGCATGAGCTGAAAAACTTTTACGAGACCTATGGCTTCAAAGGCTTGGCACGCGCTATCAGCGAGGGCACAGATGCAGGTGTCGGTGGTGCAGCCCCCGCTGCTGCGAAAGCCAAGTTTGAACCCACGCCCGGTTTGTTTGACGAGCTCGAGCCCATCGTGTCTGCTGTGACCGATAAGGCTTACGACTGCGTGCTCACGTGGGAAGCCTTTGACGCTTGGCACGCCAAGCTGCAAGCCGCTGAGCTGGTGGCGTTTGACACCGAAACCTCGTCGCTCAGCGAAATGTTGGCCGAGGTGGTGGGCCTGAGCTTTTCGGTCAAGCCGGGCGAGGCTTGCTACATCCCGCTCGCGCACAGCTATGGCGATGCGCCCGAGCAACTGCCGCGCGACGAAGTGCTGGCAAAACTCAAGCCGTGGTTTGAAAACCCCAACGCCAAAAAACTGGGCCAACACATCAAGTACGACCGCCACGTCATGGCCAACCACGGCATTGAGGTGCAGGGCTATGCGCACGACACCATGCTGCAAAGCTATGTGCTCGAAGTGCACAAGCCACACGGCCTGGCCAGCTTGGCCGAGCGCCATGTGGGCCGCAAGGGCTTGAGCTACGAAGACCTATGTGGCAAAGGCGCACACCAAATTCCGTTCTCGCAAGTCGACGTGGCGCGTGCCACCGAGTACTCGTGCGAAGACTCCGACATGACGCTGGAAGTGCACCAAGCCCTTTGGCCGCGCTTGCAAGCCGACGAGAAATTGCAATTCATCTATCAGCTAGAGATGGACAGCAGCGAAGCGCTGTACCGCATCGAGCGCAACGGCGTGTTGATTGACGCGCCCACACTCGCCGCACAAAGCCATGCGCTGGGCCAGCGCATTTTGCAGCTCGAAAACGAGGCGTACGAGATTGCAGGCCAGCCGTTTAATTTGGCGTCGCCCAAACAGTTGGGCGAAATCTTCTTTGACAAACTCGGCTTGCCCGTCATCAAAAAAACCGCCACCGGCGCACGCAGCACCGACGAAGAGGTGTTGGAGAAGTTGGCCGAAGACTACCCACTGCCCGCCAAAATTTTGGAGCACCGCAGTCTTAGCAAACTCAAAGGCACCTACACCGACAAACTAGCTCTTATGGCCCACCCCCGCACTGGCCGCGTGCACACGCACTACGCGCAAGCCGTGGCGGTGACAGGCCGCTTGTCCAGCAACGACCCTAACTTGCAGAACATTCCCATTCGCACTGCCGAAGGTCGCAAAGTGCGCGAAGCCTTTGTAGCCCCCGCAGGCTGCGTGATAGCCAGTGCCGACTACAGCCAGATCGAGCTGCGCATCATGGCGCACATCAGTGGCGACGAGGCGTTGGTGAAGGCCTTTCACGAAGGGCTTGACGTGCACCGCGCCACCGCTGCTGAAGTGTTTGGCGTGAGCGTGGACGCCGTGAGCACCGAGCAACGCCGCTACGCCAAGGTCATCAACTTTGGCCTCATCTACGGCATGAGCGCGTTTGGTTTGGCCAAGGCGCTGGGCATCGATAACGGTGCTGCCAAAAACTACATCACCCGCTACTTTGAACGCTTCGCGGGCGTCAAGCGCTACATGGACGACACACGCGAACAAGCCAAAGCCCAAGGCTTTGTGCAAACCGTGTTTGGCCGCCGCTTGTACTTGCCCGAAATCAACAGCCCCAACGGCCCACGCCGCGCAGGCGCAGAGCGCGCTGCCATCAACGCGCCCATGCAAGGCACGGCAGCCGACCTCATCAAGATGAGCATGGTCGCCGTGCAAAAAGCCATTGACGATCAACAACGCCAAACCAAAGTCATCATGCAAGTGCACGATGAACTGGTGTTTGAAGTGCCCGAGTCAGAAGTGGAATGGGTCCGCACCGAAGTGCCACGCCTGATGGCTGAAGTGGCGCAGCTGAAAGTGCCGTTGTTAGCTGAGGTGGGAGTGGGGTTGAACTGGGATGAGGCGCATTGA
- a CDS encoding nucleotidyltransferase domain-containing protein: MPWLFGQPERSYHLSELRRLTSLGSATLQRELNRLVDSQLVLSTRVGNLRCFQANAQSPVFAELVAIIRKTMGAAPLLLQALQPMAQRIDTAFIFGSVAKGNDTANSDVDVLLVGKGLVLSDILQLLLPIETSLGRKINPTCYTPGEYAKRLAEPDSFVNRILAQPTLPLIGDVHATQRSGELGSNRSTES; encoded by the coding sequence TTGCCCTGGCTATTTGGCCAGCCCGAGCGCAGCTATCACCTGAGTGAGCTGCGCCGCCTCACATCCTTGGGCAGCGCCACACTGCAACGCGAGCTCAACCGCTTGGTCGACTCGCAGCTCGTGCTCTCGACACGCGTGGGAAACTTGCGGTGTTTTCAAGCCAATGCACAAAGCCCTGTGTTTGCAGAGCTGGTTGCAATCATCCGCAAAACCATGGGCGCAGCCCCACTGCTGCTACAAGCCTTGCAGCCCATGGCGCAGCGCATTGACACTGCCTTTATTTTTGGTTCCGTGGCGAAAGGTAACGACACCGCCAACAGCGATGTGGACGTGTTGCTGGTGGGTAAAGGCTTGGTGCTGAGTGACATTCTTCAACTGCTACTTCCAATCGAAACCTCGTTGGGTCGCAAAATCAATCCGACCTGCTACACGCCTGGCGAATATGCCAAGCGTTTGGCAGAGCCGGACTCTTTTGTGAACCGCATCTTGGCGCAGCCCACGCTGCCCTTGATTGGAGATGTGCATGCCACCCAACGCTCTGGAGAACTTGGCTCGAATAGGTCAACTGAAAGTTGA
- a CDS encoding LysE family translocator, whose protein sequence is MLTLDQLLAFLLAASLLTISPGPDNLMVLSLGMSRGRKQGMAFGLGCAMGCLSHTTLAAIGVSSLLLASPMAFAALRVAGGLYLFWLGVQALRSRGGASVPSDAPDQTAMQLFWRGVLANAINPKVMLFFLAFLPQFVRAERGDVPWQLAALGVAFTLQAALLFGTLGYFAGTVGQWFARWPKVALWFDRLAGLIFCGLGLRLINLDL, encoded by the coding sequence ATGCTCACCCTCGACCAACTCCTTGCCTTCTTGCTGGCCGCCAGCCTGCTCACCATCTCCCCCGGCCCCGACAACCTCATGGTGTTGAGCTTGGGCATGTCGCGTGGGCGCAAGCAGGGTATGGCGTTTGGGTTGGGATGTGCGATGGGCTGCTTGAGCCACACCACCTTGGCGGCGATTGGGGTGAGCTCGCTGTTGTTGGCTTCGCCCATGGCGTTTGCGGCCTTGCGTGTGGCGGGCGGTTTGTATTTGTTTTGGCTCGGCGTGCAGGCCTTGCGCAGCCGCGGTGGCGCAAGCGTGCCGAGTGACGCGCCTGACCAAACAGCCATGCAGCTTTTTTGGCGCGGTGTGTTGGCCAATGCCATCAACCCCAAGGTGATGTTGTTTTTCTTGGCTTTCTTGCCGCAGTTTGTGCGGGCCGAGCGTGGCGATGTGCCTTGGCAGTTGGCGGCGCTGGGCGTGGCGTTTACGTTGCAGGCTGCGTTGCTGTTTGGCACGCTGGGTTACTTTGCAGGCACGGTGGGGCAGTGGTTTGCGCGTTGGCCAAAAGTGGCGTTGTGGTTTGACCGATTGGCAGGCCTGATTTTTTGTGGCCTCGGTTTGCGCTTGATTAACTTGGATTTGTGA
- a CDS encoding shikimate dehydrogenase yields the protein MSEPKQFKLAGIIGMPVFQSRSPIIYNHWIKKHGILGAYGHFPVQIENIEAAIRGMRALGIAGGNITQPHKLLAMPLMDSIDPMAEKIGAINCIVRRADGSLHGFNSDWIGYITSLKVAKPGWRADEGPIVVLGAGGAARAVLFGLIHEGAKEIRLLNRTLATAQELASIAPHIVKAYDWDERHSALDGCAMLINSTNQGMYGQPPLDIHLDALPKTAIVSDLIYIPLETPLLEAVRLRGNLTVNGLEMLLHQAVPAFESWFDIKPEVTPELRQEVLNTFK from the coding sequence ATGTCAGAACCCAAGCAATTCAAATTGGCCGGCATCATCGGGATGCCGGTTTTTCAATCTCGTTCACCCATCATTTACAACCACTGGATCAAAAAGCACGGTATTTTGGGTGCTTACGGGCATTTCCCTGTGCAGATTGAAAACATCGAAGCCGCCATTCGTGGCATGCGGGCTTTGGGTATTGCAGGTGGCAACATCACGCAGCCGCATAAATTGCTGGCCATGCCGTTGATGGATTCAATCGATCCGATGGCCGAAAAAATTGGGGCCATCAACTGCATCGTGCGCAGAGCCGATGGCAGCTTGCATGGCTTTAACAGCGATTGGATTGGCTACATCACCAGTTTGAAAGTCGCCAAGCCCGGCTGGCGTGCAGACGAAGGTCCCATCGTCGTGTTGGGTGCAGGTGGCGCAGCGCGTGCGGTGCTGTTTGGTTTGATTCACGAAGGGGCCAAAGAAATTCGACTGCTCAACCGCACACTGGCCACTGCGCAAGAACTGGCCAGCATTGCGCCGCACATTGTCAAAGCCTATGACTGGGATGAGCGCCACAGCGCTTTGGATGGTTGTGCGATGTTGATCAACTCCACCAACCAAGGCATGTACGGTCAGCCGCCTTTGGACATTCATCTGGATGCCTTGCCCAAAACAGCGATCGTGTCTGATTTGATTTACATCCCTCTGGAAACTCCATTGCTCGAAGCTGTACGTCTGCGTGGCAACTTGACCGTGAATGGTTTAGAGATGTTGTTGCATCAAGCCGTGCCCGCTTTTGAGTCTTGGTTTGACATCAAGCCCGAGGTGACACCAGAGCTGCGCCAAGAGGTGTTGAACACGTTCAAGTGA
- a CDS encoding MarR family winged helix-turn-helix transcriptional regulator: MTPSPRASTTPRKTVKKAAAAEAVVSDNGTAYLETLMGYNASRASQTMVSHFMRGVNQFDLRTVDFSVLSIMAHQPGVTSRQLCQLLNVLPPNMVVLLRDLDKRGLIERTPHPTDGRAMGLSLSTSGKALMKKAEKAASDADAQGTAHLTAAERKTLTRLLQKIYIR; this comes from the coding sequence ATGACCCCATCGCCCCGCGCCAGCACCACCCCACGCAAAACCGTTAAGAAAGCCGCAGCCGCTGAGGCTGTGGTGTCTGACAACGGCACAGCGTATTTGGAAACACTGATGGGCTACAACGCCAGCCGTGCCTCGCAAACCATGGTGTCGCACTTCATGCGTGGGGTGAACCAGTTTGATTTGCGCACGGTTGATTTTTCTGTGCTCTCCATCATGGCGCATCAGCCAGGCGTCACGTCGCGCCAACTGTGCCAACTGCTCAATGTGTTGCCACCCAATATGGTGGTGCTGCTGCGCGACTTGGACAAGCGTGGTTTGATTGAACGCACCCCTCACCCCACCGATGGCCGTGCCATGGGCTTGTCGCTCAGTACCAGCGGCAAAGCCTTGATGAAGAAAGCCGAAAAAGCTGCGAGCGATGCCGACGCACAAGGCACCGCCCACCTCACAGCGGCTGAGCGCAAAACGCTCACGCGTTTGCTGCAAAAAATTTACATCCGTTAA